Below is a window of Burkholderia cepacia DNA.
GGTGACGGCCGGCCTGCTGCTCGGCCAATACGCGATCCTGCGCCAGAAGCCGCTGCTCGTGCTCGCGGGCGGCTACCTGTTCACGGGCTTCATGGCCGGCACGCACATGCTGACCTTTCCCGGGCTGTTCGCGCCGCACGGCCTGCTCGGCGCCGGCGACCAGACCACCGCGTGGCTGTACCTGTTCTGGCACGGCGGCTTTCCGCTGGCGGTTTCCGCGTATGCGCTGCTGCGTGCGACCTTGCGCGCCCGCCCGATCCCGACCCCGCAGCGCCGTGCGGCGATTCCGGTGGTGTTCTGCATCGCGTCGGCGGTCGCCGCGACGGTCGCGCTCGCGCTGCTCGCGACGGCCGGCCACGACCTGTTGCCACGCATCATGAACGGCAACCGGATGGCCGCAACGATGACGAACGCGATCACGGTCGTCTGGGGGCTGAACCTGGTCGCGCTGATGCTGATGTGGTGGCAGCGGCGCCGCCATTCCGTGCTCGACTTGTGGGTGATGACGGTGCTCGTCGCGTGGCTGTTCGACATCGCGCTGTCGTCGATGCTGAATCACGGGCGCTACGATCTCGGCTTCTATGCGGGGCGCGCGTACGGCCTCGTCGCGTCCGGCGTCGTGTTGTTCGCGATGCTGTTCGAGAACGGCCGGCTGCATGCGCAAACCGTGCGAGCACTGGCCGGTGCGCGCTATCAGCACCTGCTCGTCGTGCAGAAAAGCGCGCAGCTGAACGACGCGAACGAACGCCTCGAACAGCGCGTCGCCGCGCGCACCGCGCAACTGAGCGCGTCGAACCGCGACCTGCGGCGCGAAGTCGAGGAGCGCGTGCGCGCGGAGCGGGCGCTGCAGGCGTCACGCGAAGAATTGCGCGAGATTGCTGCGATCAGCGCCAGCGCGCGCGAAGCCGAGCAGCGCCGCATCGCGCGCGAACTGCACGACGAACTCGCGCAGTCGCTCGCGGCGCTGAAGAACGATCTCGAATGGCTGATCGACCGCGTGCCGCAGGACGACGCGCAACTCGCGCGCAAGATCGCGGCGATGCATACGCTCGCGCGCGGTGCGGTGGCCGCGACGCGGCGCATCGCGTCCGACCTACGTCCGCTGATGCTGGATGACCTCGGGTTCGCCGCGGCGATGCAATGGCTCGTCGAGGATTTCCGGCACCGGCATGGGATTGCGTGCTCGCTGCACGTCGAGCCGCCCGAGCTGCAGCTCGACGAGCCATATGCGACGGCCGTGTTCCGCATCGCGCAGGAAGCGCTCGCGAACGTCGCACGGCATGCG
It encodes the following:
- a CDS encoding sensor histidine kinase, translated to MTAAFRFPPAPPDDDDPDASRLFMSSLPPGRRERRFALATVLVSAMIFAALAPFAGMPLAPGWAFIPVYQSAIVVNDMVTAGLLLGQYAILRQKPLLVLAGGYLFTGFMAGTHMLTFPGLFAPHGLLGAGDQTTAWLYLFWHGGFPLAVSAYALLRATLRARPIPTPQRRAAIPVVFCIASAVAATVALALLATAGHDLLPRIMNGNRMAATMTNAITVVWGLNLVALMLMWWQRRRHSVLDLWVMTVLVAWLFDIALSSMLNHGRYDLGFYAGRAYGLVASGVVLFAMLFENGRLHAQTVRALAGARYQHLLVVQKSAQLNDANERLEQRVAARTAQLSASNRDLRREVEERVRAERALQASREELREIAAISASAREAEQRRIARELHDELAQSLAALKNDLEWLIDRVPQDDAQLARKIAAMHTLARGAVAATRRIASDLRPLMLDDLGFAAAMQWLVEDFRHRHGIACSLHVEPPELQLDEPYATAVFRIAQEALANVARHAAASHADVELVHGGDAIALTIRDDGAGFDPGVPRKSGSFGLVGLRERAYLVGGTLRIATTLGEGTTVEVEIPLTHAPVAVAHGGDGGSRIDR